The Sorangiineae bacterium MSr11367 genome window below encodes:
- the moeB gene encoding molybdopterin-synthase adenylyltransferase MoeB — protein sequence MPTTYTDLLADVKKTTKEVSLDELKKRLAAGEKITLLDVREKEEYRAGYIPGAISIPRGFLEMQVESKLPEKGAKIVAYCAGGTRSALAAATLQQLGYTNVETAMPGFVRWKDVGYPVETPPQLTDAQRDRYSRHILLPEVGEVGQARLLKSKVLLLGAGGLGSPAALYLAAAGVGTLGIVDADTVDASNLQRQILHSTSRVGMTKVESAAKAIAEINPDVKVIGHEERLTSENVERLFGDYELVVDGTDNFPTRYLVNDASVWMGKPIVHGSIFRFDGQATTFLPPKAAEKFGRQSGPCYRCLYPEPPPPHLAPSCQEAGVLGILCGIVGTLQATEAIKLLLGKGDLLAGRLITYDSLKMQFRELKLRKDPNCPVCGPNPTIKEYIDYEGFCAIGV from the coding sequence ATGCCTACCACGTACACAGATCTGCTCGCCGACGTTAAAAAGACCACCAAAGAGGTATCGCTCGACGAGCTCAAGAAGCGGCTCGCGGCAGGTGAAAAGATCACGCTCCTCGACGTGCGTGAAAAGGAAGAATATCGGGCCGGGTACATCCCCGGTGCCATTTCGATTCCGCGAGGCTTCCTCGAGATGCAGGTCGAGTCGAAGTTGCCGGAGAAGGGCGCAAAAATCGTGGCCTACTGCGCCGGCGGGACGCGTTCGGCGCTGGCCGCAGCGACCTTGCAGCAACTGGGTTACACGAACGTGGAGACGGCGATGCCGGGCTTCGTGCGGTGGAAGGACGTGGGCTACCCGGTGGAGACGCCGCCTCAGCTCACCGATGCCCAGCGCGATCGCTACTCGCGTCATATCCTCCTGCCCGAGGTGGGAGAGGTTGGGCAGGCGCGCCTGCTCAAGAGCAAGGTGCTGCTCCTCGGCGCCGGCGGCCTCGGATCGCCCGCCGCGCTTTACCTGGCCGCCGCGGGCGTCGGCACCCTGGGCATCGTGGACGCCGACACGGTCGACGCGTCGAACCTGCAGCGCCAGATTTTGCACTCCACGAGCCGGGTGGGCATGACCAAGGTCGAAAGCGCGGCCAAGGCCATCGCCGAGATCAACCCCGACGTGAAGGTGATCGGTCACGAGGAGCGCCTCACCAGCGAAAACGTGGAGCGCCTCTTTGGCGACTACGAGCTGGTGGTCGACGGCACGGACAACTTTCCCACGCGCTACCTGGTGAACGACGCCAGCGTGTGGATGGGCAAGCCCATCGTGCACGGCTCCATCTTCCGCTTCGACGGCCAGGCCACGACGTTCCTCCCGCCCAAAGCCGCGGAGAAGTTCGGGCGCCAGAGCGGTCCTTGCTACCGTTGCCTCTACCCGGAGCCCCCGCCCCCGCACCTCGCGCCGAGCTGCCAGGAGGCCGGTGTGCTCGGCATCCTTTGCGGCATCGTCGGCACGTTGCAGGCGACGGAGGCCATCAAGCTTCTCCTCGGCAAGGGCGATCTACTCGCCGGCCGGCTCATCACCTACGACAGCTTGAAGATGCAATTCCGCGAGCTCAAGCTGCGCAAGGACCCCAATTGCCCCGTGTGCGGCCCGAACCCCACGATCAAAGAGTACATCGACTACGAGGGCTTCTGCGCCATCGGCGTGTAA
- a CDS encoding Ca2+-dependent phosphoinositide-specific phospholipase C — MSGGRDRGRPWKVAGVLLLAAACAETQGGGPWARHDEGLLRRTLSAAASVAKPKGVRFNQVQQKATHNSYVRDETIFDELVYHRVRALEFDLHVDRNGYATSARDWFVYHVFAAPYDDTQCVRLSDCLRAVKTFHDAFPQHEVVTLWLDLKDDFAANGHDASDLDAAISSVFGEDAVFRPRDLMRACPGAKNLREAVSEEQPSRKCAWPETKDLRGKVIVALTGGAACSHGSKLDTYLGEGDADRVAFIAPDLDSNCTFPAYARRPNIVFFNADAENAWRSEEVHRAGLVSRVYGGGTMGGGLDDPFQWNAARAHRANFLATDRVNAEVDPWASTTQTRTGWPFLCLLMGCEPNQVEEGELVGVSVESGDIAGTNDSFYFAESEPPAENATDATTWSTAIAVPSSNVERWAKGCIMARATRDADSPYFAVCRPADNGRIRVQYRLAKGGPTTELEAPPPAGLSAESTFFARLELSTAGGETTASSSASTDGMNWAPIATRSFATLLAHQGLAASSHGSGAVRFLFANLKRGAESMGVKSFATGERIGGALRGEVFRGAIP, encoded by the coding sequence GTGAGCGGGGGGCGTGACCGAGGGCGTCCCTGGAAGGTAGCGGGGGTACTTCTGCTCGCGGCGGCGTGCGCCGAGACCCAGGGCGGCGGCCCATGGGCACGCCATGACGAAGGCCTCCTTCGTCGCACATTGAGCGCGGCCGCCAGCGTGGCCAAGCCCAAAGGCGTCCGCTTCAACCAGGTGCAGCAAAAAGCGACGCACAACAGCTACGTGCGCGACGAGACCATCTTCGACGAGCTGGTTTACCACCGCGTGCGCGCCCTGGAGTTCGACCTCCACGTCGACCGCAATGGCTACGCCACCAGCGCGCGCGATTGGTTCGTCTACCACGTGTTCGCGGCGCCGTACGACGACACGCAGTGCGTGCGCCTCAGCGACTGCCTCCGCGCCGTCAAGACGTTCCACGACGCCTTCCCGCAGCACGAGGTGGTGACGCTCTGGCTCGACTTGAAGGACGACTTCGCCGCCAACGGGCACGATGCGTCGGATCTCGATGCCGCCATCTCCAGCGTGTTCGGCGAAGACGCCGTCTTCCGTCCGCGCGACTTGATGCGGGCTTGCCCGGGGGCCAAGAACCTGCGCGAGGCCGTTTCCGAGGAGCAGCCGTCACGAAAGTGCGCGTGGCCCGAGACGAAGGACCTGCGCGGCAAGGTCATCGTCGCGCTCACCGGCGGGGCGGCGTGTTCGCATGGCTCGAAGCTCGACACGTACCTCGGCGAAGGTGACGCCGATCGCGTGGCCTTCATCGCACCCGATCTGGATTCGAACTGCACCTTTCCGGCCTATGCGCGCCGGCCGAACATCGTCTTCTTCAACGCCGACGCCGAGAATGCGTGGCGCAGCGAGGAAGTCCACCGCGCGGGCCTGGTCAGCCGGGTCTACGGTGGCGGCACCATGGGCGGTGGTCTCGACGACCCCTTCCAGTGGAACGCGGCGCGCGCCCACCGGGCGAATTTTCTCGCCACCGACCGCGTGAACGCCGAGGTGGATCCTTGGGCTTCCACCACGCAGACGCGAACGGGCTGGCCGTTTCTCTGCCTCTTGATGGGCTGCGAGCCGAATCAAGTCGAGGAGGGGGAGCTCGTGGGCGTCTCGGTCGAGTCGGGCGACATCGCCGGGACGAACGACAGCTTCTACTTCGCCGAATCGGAACCGCCCGCGGAGAACGCGACGGACGCGACGACGTGGAGCACCGCCATCGCGGTGCCCAGCTCCAACGTCGAACGATGGGCCAAGGGCTGCATCATGGCGCGCGCCACGCGCGATGCCGACAGCCCCTACTTCGCCGTGTGCCGCCCCGCCGACAACGGGCGCATTCGCGTGCAGTACCGCCTGGCCAAGGGCGGCCCCACCACGGAGCTCGAGGCACCGCCCCCGGCGGGCCTAAGCGCCGAGAGCACCTTCTTCGCCCGTCTCGAGCTGTCCACCGCGGGAGGGGAGACCACCGCATCGTCGTCGGCGAGCACCGACGGCATGAACTGGGCTCCCATCGCCACGCGCTCCTTCGCCACCTTGCTCGCGCACCAAGGCCTCGCGGCCAGCTCGCACGGCAGCGGCGCCGTGCGCTTCCTCTTCGCCAACTTGAAACGCGGCGCCGAGTCCATGGGCGTGAAATCCTTCGCCACGGGCGAGCGCATTGGCGGCGCCCTCCGCGGCGAGGTGTTTCGCGGCGCGATCCCTTAG
- a CDS encoding outer membrane beta-barrel protein, whose protein sequence is MISLKNAHLRARPGLLCALIATSTLIARSAQAQSPPDAPPASSSAPEPEKPAEATAPPPPSVAAEAPKPAEPEKPAATPAADALKVTVGGYAEAYYAYNFNRPENGVTNFRWIDNRHNTFKLQTAVLDVQAEYGAFQGHIALQAGPTAEGWYADSVEARAGASGAASLSASTWKILQQATVGWKAPVGKGLLLQAGLFVTPIGFEGAAVKDNYNWSRSNLFFALPFYHAGVRASYEVAENLTVAAWLVNGWNQATDGNDGKSGIAQITYKIPDLLSAQVLYMGGPERGQDSAEGRPFRHLFDGWAEFYAHKLVSLAVHGDAGFENGAFGSHSWHSGAVYARAQPLPFLYIAARGDAFVESVGTKDGGTASSIFFGSDVYSFTGTVDLRPMDHLSFRTEYRHDSAQNDIFFKHGSVKDNDGNYVPNADAQDTVTVGVTGWF, encoded by the coding sequence ATGATCAGCTTGAAAAACGCGCACCTGCGTGCGCGACCGGGACTCCTTTGTGCCTTGATCGCGACGTCGACCTTGATCGCACGCTCCGCCCAAGCGCAGTCACCCCCCGATGCACCGCCTGCATCATCGTCCGCACCCGAACCCGAGAAGCCCGCGGAGGCCACGGCGCCTCCGCCCCCGAGCGTCGCCGCGGAAGCTCCGAAGCCCGCCGAACCTGAAAAGCCGGCGGCGACCCCTGCCGCGGACGCCTTGAAGGTGACCGTCGGCGGCTATGCCGAGGCGTATTACGCGTACAACTTCAATCGGCCGGAAAACGGCGTCACGAATTTTCGCTGGATCGACAACCGGCACAACACGTTCAAGCTGCAAACCGCGGTGCTCGACGTGCAGGCCGAATACGGCGCCTTCCAGGGCCACATCGCCCTGCAAGCCGGTCCCACCGCCGAAGGTTGGTACGCCGACTCGGTGGAAGCCCGCGCCGGGGCATCGGGTGCGGCTTCGCTCTCGGCGTCCACGTGGAAGATCCTCCAGCAGGCCACCGTGGGATGGAAGGCGCCCGTGGGCAAAGGGCTGCTTCTCCAGGCGGGCCTCTTCGTCACGCCCATCGGGTTCGAGGGTGCGGCGGTCAAAGACAATTACAACTGGTCGCGCTCGAACCTCTTTTTCGCACTGCCGTTCTACCACGCGGGCGTGCGCGCCTCGTACGAGGTGGCCGAGAACCTGACCGTCGCCGCGTGGCTCGTCAATGGCTGGAACCAAGCCACCGATGGCAACGACGGCAAGTCGGGCATCGCGCAGATCACCTACAAGATTCCCGACCTGCTCTCCGCGCAGGTGCTCTACATGGGCGGGCCCGAGCGCGGGCAAGACAGCGCCGAGGGTCGCCCGTTCCGTCATCTGTTCGACGGGTGGGCGGAGTTCTACGCGCACAAGCTCGTGTCGCTGGCCGTGCACGGCGACGCGGGGTTCGAGAACGGCGCCTTCGGCTCGCACTCGTGGCACTCGGGCGCGGTGTATGCGCGGGCCCAACCGCTTCCGTTCCTCTACATCGCGGCGCGCGGCGACGCCTTCGTCGAGAGCGTGGGCACGAAGGACGGCGGCACGGCGTCCTCCATCTTCTTCGGCAGCGACGTCTATTCGTTCACCGGCACCGTCGACCTGCGCCCGATGGACCACTTGTCCTTCCGGACCGAGTACCGCCACGACTCGGCGCAGAACGACATTTTCTTCAAGCATGGCTCCGTCAAAGACAACGACGGCAACTACGTCCCCAACGCCGACGCGCAGGACACCGTGACCGTCGGCGTGACGGGTTGGTTCTAA
- a CDS encoding ammonium transporter — protein sequence MSQINTGDTAWLLVSSALVLLMTPALALFYAGMVQRKNVLSTLMYSMAAIPVLGLKWCLFGYTLAFGPSKFGLIGGLDFIGLQGLAADVHGSVPTLAFVAFQMMFAIITPALISGAFAERMKFSAYIAFVLLWSTFVYDPVAHWVWAEGGWLFKMGALDFAGGTVVHLTAGISALACAIVIGKRYGYPQRKSVPHNLTMTLTGAGLLWFGWFGFNAGSALTSGALAALAFMTTQLGAAGGAVGWLVVETAHRGKPTALGIASGLVAGLVAITPAAGYVAPWAAILIGLFAGSVCYFAVLQKDRFGYDDSLDAFGIHGVGGLAGALLTGLFAQKSLNEAGNDGALFGNGHQMVTQLIACSASLVYAFVITFGILKLIDAVIGLRVSENDEREGLDAALHGEEGYVLSGSATAGAEAPPEPVPSAPPVAATIVRADATST from the coding sequence ATGTCACAAATCAACACCGGTGATACGGCCTGGCTCCTCGTGAGCTCCGCTCTGGTTCTTCTCATGACCCCCGCACTTGCTCTCTTCTACGCGGGGATGGTGCAACGCAAGAATGTGCTTTCGACGCTCATGTACTCCATGGCGGCGATCCCGGTGTTGGGTCTGAAGTGGTGTCTCTTTGGATACACCCTCGCCTTCGGCCCATCGAAGTTCGGCCTGATTGGCGGGCTCGATTTCATCGGCCTGCAAGGCCTCGCGGCCGATGTGCACGGCAGCGTGCCGACCTTGGCCTTCGTCGCGTTCCAGATGATGTTCGCCATCATCACGCCGGCCCTCATCTCGGGCGCGTTCGCGGAGCGCATGAAGTTCAGCGCGTACATCGCGTTCGTCCTCCTGTGGTCCACCTTCGTGTACGACCCGGTCGCGCACTGGGTGTGGGCCGAGGGCGGTTGGCTCTTCAAGATGGGCGCGCTCGACTTCGCCGGGGGCACCGTCGTTCACCTCACGGCGGGCATCTCGGCGCTCGCGTGCGCCATCGTCATCGGCAAGCGCTACGGCTACCCGCAGCGCAAATCGGTGCCGCACAACCTGACCATGACGCTCACCGGTGCAGGCCTCCTCTGGTTCGGTTGGTTCGGGTTCAACGCGGGCAGCGCGCTCACCTCGGGTGCGCTCGCGGCACTCGCCTTCATGACCACGCAGCTCGGTGCGGCGGGCGGTGCGGTCGGCTGGCTCGTCGTCGAGACGGCGCACCGGGGCAAGCCGACGGCGCTCGGCATCGCGTCGGGCCTCGTGGCCGGCCTCGTCGCCATCACGCCGGCCGCCGGGTACGTGGCGCCCTGGGCCGCGATCCTCATCGGCCTCTTCGCGGGCAGTGTTTGCTACTTCGCGGTGCTGCAGAAGGACCGCTTTGGCTACGACGACTCGCTCGATGCATTCGGCATCCACGGCGTGGGCGGTCTCGCGGGTGCGCTCCTCACGGGCCTCTTCGCGCAGAAGAGCCTCAATGAAGCCGGCAACGACGGCGCCCTGTTCGGCAACGGCCACCAGATGGTCACCCAGCTCATCGCCTGCAGCGCCAGCCTCGTGTACGCGTTCGTGATCACCTTCGGCATTCTCAAGTTGATCGACGCGGTCATCGGTCTGCGCGTGAGCGAGAACGACGAACGCGAAGGCCTCGACGCCGCGCTCCACGGCGAGGAGGGCTACGTGCTCTCGGGCTCCGCCACCGCCGGGGCCGAAGCTCCGCCCGAGCCGGTCCCCTCTGCGCCGCCCGTCGCCGCGACCATCGTGAGGGCCGACGCCACGTCCACCTGA
- a CDS encoding DUF882 domain-containing protein — translation MKALSALGALSTCAAVILGSIGAHAAPPTTKNAGKSDAKPAAKAPAPAQAPAAAAVHKPHGKTALSSNRAVPGRTLEEGAAKERAGAKSNPPTIRAPKVKPPCFHDSVTVMHFAEEDTFPLTKCDGSVAHLAVERLSVLARPGSAPKPQVDPTELANAKGDKIATGIRRIDPKLVERIQTIVDHFSKGKHARLQVISGYRPASAGSYHATGRALDMRLDGVSNEALVAFCKTLPDTGCGYYPNSSFIHIDVRQPGTGHVGWIDASGPGESPRYVGAWPPPKSSSPNALPDEATATLTLKEALAKLDSMLPPLPVDEHSDHDGKGGEEAPAKEDEPTKTAEKKTDGIRFQH, via the coding sequence ATGAAGGCTTTGTCCGCGCTCGGTGCTCTTTCGACTTGTGCCGCTGTCATTCTCGGTTCGATCGGCGCCCATGCCGCGCCGCCTACGACGAAAAACGCCGGCAAATCCGACGCGAAGCCGGCCGCCAAGGCGCCCGCCCCGGCGCAGGCCCCCGCCGCAGCCGCGGTGCACAAGCCCCACGGCAAGACCGCGTTGAGCTCCAACCGCGCCGTCCCGGGGCGCACGCTCGAGGAAGGCGCCGCCAAAGAGCGCGCGGGCGCCAAGAGCAACCCGCCCACGATCCGCGCCCCCAAGGTGAAGCCCCCGTGCTTCCACGACTCCGTCACGGTGATGCACTTCGCCGAAGAGGACACCTTCCCGCTGACCAAGTGCGACGGCAGCGTCGCGCACCTCGCCGTCGAGCGCCTCTCCGTTCTGGCCCGCCCCGGCAGCGCTCCCAAACCGCAGGTCGACCCCACCGAGCTCGCGAACGCCAAAGGCGACAAGATCGCGACCGGCATCCGCCGCATCGACCCCAAGCTCGTCGAGCGCATTCAGACCATCGTCGACCACTTCTCGAAGGGCAAGCACGCCCGCCTGCAGGTCATCTCCGGCTACCGCCCCGCCAGCGCCGGCAGCTACCACGCCACGGGCCGCGCCCTCGACATGCGCCTCGACGGCGTCTCCAACGAGGCCTTGGTCGCCTTCTGCAAGACGCTGCCCGATACCGGCTGCGGCTACTACCCGAACAGCTCGTTCATCCACATCGACGTTCGCCAGCCGGGCACCGGCCACGTGGGCTGGATCGACGCCAGCGGCCCCGGCGAGTCGCCGCGCTACGTCGGAGCATGGCCGCCCCCCAAGTCCTCCTCGCCGAACGCCCTCCCCGACGAGGCGACCGCCACCCTGACCTTGAAAGAAGCGCTCGCCAAGCTCGACAGCATGCTCCCGCCCCTGCCGGTCGACGAACACTCGGACCACGACGGCAAGGGCGGCGAAGAGGCTCCGGCCAAAGAAGACGAACCCACGAAGACCGCCGAAAAGAAGACCGACGGCATCCGCTTCCAGCACTGA